A window of the Garra rufa chromosome 10, GarRuf1.0, whole genome shotgun sequence genome harbors these coding sequences:
- the arhgef4 gene encoding rho guanine nucleotide exchange factor 4 isoform X4, with protein MGFQDADITVQLISDGSVCAEALWDHVTMDDQELGFKAGDVIEVVDATNKEWWWGRVLDSEGWFPASFVRLRVNQDEPMEEYLAHLDGASEGGGASMGGPLGPGLPCKEQMRANVINEIMSTERDYIKHLKDICEGYIKQCRKRTDMFTEDQLRTIFGNIDELYRFQKKFLKALEKKFNKDHPHLSEIGSCFLEHQTNFQIYSEYCNNHPNACVQLSKLMKIKKYVFFFEACRLLQKMIDISLDGFLLTPVQKICKYPLQLAELLKYTNPQHRDYKDVEAALNAMKNVARLINERKRRLENIDKIAQWQSSIEDWEGEDILSRSSDLIFSGDLTKISQPQAKGQQRMFFLFDHQLVFCKKDLLRRDILYYKGRLDMDQMQVVDVEDGKDKDFNVSVKNALKLCSPGGEEVHLLCAKKPEQKQRWLRAFADEREQVQHDLETGFTITEVQKKQAMLNASKSHPTGKPKAVTRPYYDFLLRQKHPTLPTSLPQQQVIMLAEPKRKTSNFWHNIGRLTPFKK; from the exons ATGGGTTTTCAGGATGCAGACATCACAGTGCAG CTGATCAGTGATGGCAGCGTGTGCGCGGAGGCTCTATGGGACCACGTCACCATGGACGACCAGGAGCTGGGCTTCAAAGCTGGAGACGTCATCGAAGTAGTGGACGCCACAAACAAGGAGTGGTGGTGGGGCCGGGTGCTGGACAGCGAGGGCTGGTTCCCCGCCAGCTTTGTTCGG TTACGGGTGAACCAAGATGAGCCAATGGAGGAATACTTAGCCCATCTGGACGGGGCCTCGGAGGGGGGTGGGGCCAGCATGGGGGGCCCCTTAGGGCCCGGTCTGCCCTGCAAGGAGCAAATGAGAGCCAACGTCATCAATGAGATCATGAGCACAGAGAGGGATTACATCAAACACCTGAAGGACATCTGTGAG GGCTATATAAAACAGTGTCGGAAGAGGACAGACATGTTTACCGAGGACCAACTGCGCACTATCTTTGGGAACATCGATGAGCTCTACCGCTTCCAGAAGAAGTTCCTCAAAGCCTTGGAGAAGAAATTCAACAAAGACCATCCTCACCTCAGCGAGATCGGCTCCTGCTTCTTAGAGCAC CAAACCAACTTTCAGATCTACTCTGAGTATTGCAACAACCACCCCAATGCCTGCGTGCAGCTCTCCAAACTGATGAAGATCAAGAAGTACGTGTTCTTCTTTGAGGCCTGTCGCCTGCTCCAGAAGATGATTGACATTTCGTTGGATGGATTCCTGCTTACACCTGTTCAGAAGATCTGCAAGTATCCTCTGCAGCTGGCTGAACTGCTGAAGTACACCAACCCACAGCACAG AGATTATAAGGATGTGGAAGCTGCCTTAAATGCAATGAAGAATGTGGCCAGACTCATCAATGAGAGAAAGAGGCGTCTCGAGAATATTGACAAAATTGCTCAATGGCAAAGCTCCATAGAGGACTGGGAG GGTGAAGACATCTTGAGCAGAAGCTCTGATTTGATTTTCTCAGGAGACCTGACCAAGATCTCCCAGCCACAGGCCAAAGGCCAGCAGCGAATGTTCTTTCTCTTTGACCACCAATTGGTTTTCTGTAAAAAG GATCTGCTTCGGAGGGACATCCTGTACTACAAGGGTCGGTTAGACATGGATCAGATGCAAGTGGTGGATGTAGAGGACGGGAAGGATAAGGACTTTAACGTGAGTGTGAAGAATGCCTTGAAATTATGTTCTCCTGGGGGAGAGGAGGTCCACCTCCTGTGTGCCAAAAAGCCAGAGCAGAAGCAGCGCTGGCTGCGAGCCTTTGCGGATGAACGGGAACAGGTCCAGCACGACCTCGAAACAG GTTTTACGATCACAGAGGTCCAGAAGAAGCAGGCTATGTTGAATGCATCTAAAAGTCATCCAACAGGGAAGCCCAAAG CTGTGACCAGGCCCTACTACGACTTCCTGCTGCGTCAGAAGCACCCCACGCTTCCCACCTCCCTGCCCCAGCAGCAGGTCATCATGTTGGCCGAACCCAAACGCAAGACCTCCAATTTCTGGCACAACATCGGACGCTTGACACCGTTCAAAAAATGA